In one window of Spartinivicinus marinus DNA:
- a CDS encoding helix-turn-helix transcriptional regulator, with protein MKADEVKRWQLESCEGLNLSVAHYVRFQFQRHFHLDYHIGVVQQGCQCFFHRGSSYNLAPGQVSIINPDESHDGHSLEKQGYQVRVLAISPSLMQTWVDDIADKPGTLPFFSEPSVPEPVLFQKVIQLHHLMESGGAALAIDGELLACIADLLRYQGKPSFGLASPALSGQQLSLIKEYLVANMDGKIHLQTLADLLGLSRFQFLRQFKQAMHITPHAYLKCLRLEHSMKLLEKGLTICDAAQAVGFYDQSHFNRAFKQAFGIAPSLLQHL; from the coding sequence ATGAAGGCAGATGAAGTTAAACGTTGGCAGTTGGAATCCTGTGAAGGGCTGAACCTTAGTGTAGCCCACTATGTAAGGTTTCAGTTTCAACGCCACTTTCATCTTGACTATCATATTGGTGTAGTCCAACAAGGTTGCCAGTGCTTCTTTCATCGTGGTAGCAGCTATAATCTGGCTCCTGGTCAGGTATCTATTATCAACCCTGATGAGTCTCATGATGGTCATAGCCTGGAGAAGCAAGGCTACCAAGTAAGAGTGCTAGCAATTAGTCCATCATTGATGCAGACCTGGGTAGATGACATCGCAGATAAACCAGGAACGCTGCCTTTTTTCAGCGAGCCAAGTGTTCCTGAGCCAGTGTTATTTCAAAAAGTTATACAGTTACATCATCTTATGGAGTCTGGTGGTGCTGCATTAGCGATTGATGGAGAGCTGTTAGCATGTATTGCTGACTTACTTCGCTATCAAGGGAAGCCATCTTTTGGTTTAGCTTCACCTGCATTGAGCGGACAACAACTTAGCTTGATTAAAGAATATTTAGTAGCCAATATGGATGGTAAAATCCATTTACAAACTTTGGCTGATTTATTAGGGCTAAGCCGTTTCCAGTTTTTGCGTCAATTTAAACAGGCTATGCACATTACTCCTCACGCATATCTAAAATGCTTGAGGTTAGAGCATAGTATGAAACTATTAGAAAAAGGCCTTACTATCTGTGATGCAGCCCAAGCTGTCGGTTTCTATGACCAAAGCCACTTTAATCGTGCGTTTAAGCAGGCCTTTGGTATTGCTCCTTCCCTTTTACAGCACCTATAA
- a CDS encoding EamA family transporter, translating into MKTKHLLIAIAVTCLWGFNFSVIKLGVEAMDPLILAGFRFTFAAIPAVFFIKRPNVKLTVMISYGLLFGVGVWGLMNLAIYTGVSAGMAGLIIEFTVFISVIFGVVFLKEKLSNSRIIGLLFAFVGLGMILTIEDGSVTLVGIILGLLAAVAWSCISLIIRKAQIKQMFAFIVWSCLFAPLPLFALAYLVNGQNVFNEVQSINGLGLFSILFQAFITTLLGYWVWNRLMTIYPMSVIAPLNLLVPIFGLIGSTLFYDEEVSLNKVLAFSIITLGVMIPMGVAWYQAALRSLTKIGVLK; encoded by the coding sequence ATGAAAACTAAACATTTACTAATAGCAATTGCTGTCACATGTTTATGGGGGTTTAACTTTTCAGTCATTAAGTTAGGTGTAGAAGCAATGGACCCCTTGATTCTTGCAGGGTTTAGGTTTACTTTTGCCGCAATACCCGCCGTATTCTTTATTAAAAGACCCAATGTGAAATTAACAGTAATGATCAGCTATGGACTGCTATTTGGTGTTGGTGTGTGGGGGCTAATGAATCTGGCTATTTATACGGGTGTGTCGGCAGGTATGGCTGGCTTAATTATAGAGTTTACGGTATTTATTAGTGTAATCTTTGGGGTGGTGTTTCTTAAAGAAAAGCTGAGTAACTCAAGAATAATAGGGTTATTATTTGCCTTTGTTGGATTAGGTATGATTTTAACTATAGAAGATGGGTCAGTTACACTAGTCGGTATAATTTTAGGTCTGCTTGCAGCAGTTGCTTGGAGTTGTATTAGTTTAATTATAAGAAAAGCCCAAATTAAGCAAATGTTCGCCTTTATTGTGTGGTCTTGTTTGTTTGCACCATTGCCATTATTCGCTTTAGCTTATTTAGTTAACGGCCAGAATGTATTTAATGAAGTACAGTCAATAAATGGTTTAGGGCTCTTCTCAATACTATTTCAAGCATTTATTACAACACTATTAGGCTATTGGGTATGGAATAGGTTAATGACAATTTATCCTATGTCTGTTATTGCTCCTCTTAATTTATTAGTGCCTATTTTTGGGCTAATCGGGTCTACATTGTTTTATGATGAAGAAGTTAGTTTAAATAAGGTGTTAGCTTTTTCTATTATTACTTTAGGGGTAATGATTCCAATGGGTGTGGCTTGGTATCAAGCTGCTTTACGCAGCCTTACGAAAATTGGCGTCTTAAAATAG
- a CDS encoding cold-shock protein, with translation MSTGKVKFFDATKGFGFITPSEGKDLFFHVSEIQGHEPQDGDKVEFEIGQSKKGPCAVNVRVIE, from the coding sequence ATGAGCACAGGTAAAGTTAAGTTTTTTGATGCAACCAAGGGTTTTGGCTTTATCACTCCAAGTGAAGGCAAAGATCTATTTTTCCATGTCTCAGAGATTCAAGGCCATGAGCCACAAGACGGTGACAAAGTAGAGTTTGAAATAGGTCAAAGTAAAAAAGGGCCATGTGCTGTTAATGTTCGTGTCATTGAATAG
- a CDS encoding PLP-dependent aminotransferase family protein yields MMALYISLANSIIESIQSGKLPVGFKMPSIRQFKDQHQISKTTALNCYHLLQEQGWLQSKPQSGFYTSLPYGNQSPPQFPKFKAVIAKPKAIQLAAAEQDSPFYASQLAPELTPATLLNRCFKRANSRIDSAINLYPEAQGNPKLIRSLTHHFSQQYFPMAETLIITNGCIDSVKTAIEVTTREGDAIAITSPCFNGLLELLASTKRMVVEIPSDNGQLDLQQLEQHMKQGSIKACLLSANHINPQGVCLTVEQKQTIARLAARHHIAIIEDDVFLELSYTNTPPLPIKHWDKKGWVLWCGSISKTLTPSYRLGWCEPGRFFNQYLKMRQVQFYGVSQPLQNTLHEFISSGLYLKHLKQLRLTLAQQVKDYYQLLQQHLPTTTRLSKALGGMVIWVQIPHLNSQSLFNLAKDEGIYFRPGNEFSSRKLYNDCFRINAGWPIRPQPGFDDDTNENIVRRRNSLIKLCELVTDTIGY; encoded by the coding sequence ATGATGGCACTGTATATCTCTCTTGCTAACTCGATTATTGAAAGTATTCAGTCAGGCAAGCTACCCGTAGGGTTTAAAATGCCATCCATTCGGCAGTTTAAAGACCAGCACCAAATTAGCAAAACCACAGCTTTAAACTGCTATCACCTGCTTCAAGAGCAAGGCTGGCTACAGTCTAAGCCTCAGTCAGGTTTTTATACCTCATTACCGTATGGTAATCAGTCACCGCCACAATTCCCTAAATTTAAAGCAGTTATCGCTAAGCCCAAAGCAATACAACTTGCAGCTGCCGAACAGGATAGTCCCTTTTATGCATCACAGCTGGCACCAGAGTTAACACCTGCAACCTTATTAAACCGATGCTTTAAAAGAGCCAATAGTCGTATTGATAGTGCTATTAACTTATATCCCGAAGCGCAAGGTAATCCAAAACTTATTCGAAGCCTTACCCATCATTTTAGCCAGCAGTACTTTCCTATGGCAGAAACCCTAATTATTACTAATGGTTGCATTGACTCTGTGAAAACAGCTATTGAGGTCACCACTCGCGAAGGAGATGCCATTGCGATTACTTCACCTTGCTTTAATGGCTTGTTGGAATTGCTCGCAAGCACTAAACGGATGGTCGTAGAAATACCCAGTGATAATGGCCAGTTAGATCTTCAACAGCTTGAGCAGCATATGAAACAAGGCAGTATTAAAGCCTGTTTATTAAGTGCTAATCATATCAACCCTCAAGGAGTTTGCTTAACCGTAGAGCAAAAGCAAACCATAGCCAGGCTTGCAGCTCGTCATCACATCGCCATAATAGAAGATGATGTTTTTTTAGAGTTAAGCTATACCAACACACCACCTTTACCGATAAAGCATTGGGATAAAAAAGGTTGGGTATTGTGGTGTGGTTCCATTTCTAAAACGCTCACCCCCAGTTACCGATTAGGTTGGTGTGAGCCAGGGCGGTTTTTTAATCAATATTTAAAAATGCGTCAAGTGCAGTTTTATGGAGTGAGCCAGCCTTTACAAAACACACTCCATGAATTTATTAGCTCAGGGCTCTACTTAAAACATCTAAAACAATTACGGCTGACACTAGCCCAGCAAGTTAAAGACTATTACCAGCTATTACAACAACATTTGCCAACAACTACTCGACTAAGTAAAGCACTGGGCGGCATGGTTATCTGGGTACAGATTCCACACCTCAATAGTCAATCACTATTTAATCTTGCCAAAGATGAAGGAATATACTTTAGACCTGGTAATGAATTTAGTAGCCGTAAGCTATACAATGACTGCTTCCGCATTAATGCAGGCTGGCCTATCAGGCCTCAACCAGGCTTCGATGATGATACAAATGAAAATATAGTAAGAAGAAGGAACTCTCTAATAAAGTTGTGCGAGTTAGTAACAGACACCATTGGTTATTAA
- a CDS encoding succinylglutamate desuccinylase/aspartoacylase family protein, producing the protein MKNKPITISGVTIKPGEQKTIDIPLVAMVTHNNVQMTAHVIHGKSAGPCLFISAAIHGDEINGVEIIRRLLKQKQMQRISGTIIAIPIVNVHGFITHSRYLPDGRDLNRSFPGSSKGSLAARMANTFLKEVVSKCTHGIDLHTGSRHRENLPQIRADLSTDEVKELAHAFGVPAIINSKIRDGSLRATGGDAGIPILLYEAGEALRFNEVCIRGGVKGILNVMRQLRMLPKLKTKEAPKAPVVSDNTSWVRAPSSGILRVLIPLGAKAEKGSVLGVIADPLGVVESKVTALQEGVVIGRANLPLVHEGDALFHLAYYEHKVDAVVNQLENFQEQLEPATPTTAPHKTTDGPII; encoded by the coding sequence ATGAAAAACAAACCCATTACAATTAGCGGCGTTACCATCAAGCCTGGTGAACAAAAAACCATTGATATACCCTTAGTAGCAATGGTTACTCATAATAACGTTCAAATGACAGCTCATGTCATACATGGAAAAAGTGCAGGCCCCTGCTTATTTATAAGTGCAGCTATTCACGGAGATGAAATTAATGGCGTAGAAATTATCCGTCGTCTACTCAAGCAAAAACAAATGCAAAGAATTAGCGGTACTATAATCGCTATACCCATAGTGAATGTACACGGTTTTATCACCCATTCACGTTATTTACCCGATGGTCGCGATTTAAATAGAAGCTTTCCCGGAAGTAGCAAGGGATCACTAGCAGCGCGAATGGCCAATACTTTCCTTAAAGAAGTGGTGTCTAAATGTACTCATGGTATTGACCTACATACCGGCTCAAGACATCGAGAAAACTTGCCACAAATACGTGCAGATTTAAGTACTGATGAAGTTAAAGAATTAGCTCACGCATTTGGGGTACCTGCAATTATTAACTCTAAAATTCGTGATGGCTCCCTACGAGCCACTGGTGGAGATGCAGGTATACCTATTTTATTGTATGAAGCAGGAGAAGCCCTTCGTTTTAATGAAGTATGTATTCGTGGTGGTGTGAAAGGAATATTAAATGTAATGCGGCAGTTGCGCATGTTACCAAAGCTGAAAACTAAAGAAGCGCCTAAGGCACCAGTCGTATCTGACAATACCTCCTGGGTACGCGCACCATCCAGTGGAATTTTACGAGTCTTGATCCCCCTAGGTGCCAAAGCAGAAAAAGGGAGTGTATTGGGTGTAATCGCCGACCCATTAGGAGTGGTGGAGTCAAAAGTTACTGCGCTGCAAGAAGGTGTGGTCATCGGCCGCGCCAACTTACCTTTAGTTCATGAAGGAGATGCCCTATTTCACTTAGCTTATTACGAGCATAAAGTAGATGCAGTGGTAAACCAGTTAGAAAATTTCCAGGAACAGCTAGAGCCAGCAACTCCAACTACAGCCCCCCACAAAACAACTGATGGGCCAATCATATAA
- a CDS encoding mechanosensitive ion channel family protein translates to MNSFFTENKLIASVVVIAIILVLRWIVIKHLQQRPADEEELPRKWINSTKNAANLLIGISLIIIWISELRLIALSIATFVVALVIATREFIQSFFSSLYHASARTFAVGDWIVIGSHCGEVVKNDWLSTTLLEVDLEGASYSYTGKTLVIPNNQLSSNTIKNLNFMRRYVTHSFSIVRDSEHVDVCNAKAFILEKIHEYCAPFNDVASRYNSLIGNRMGVDIPGPEPSVRVSTNSVAKNVFSVSFFCPTHEAVKVEQQVIEAFMRYWYEANEKAKDRDKDKDKKESKAKKVEKTTNTAIDIKKSETVT, encoded by the coding sequence ATGAACAGTTTCTTTACAGAAAACAAACTCATTGCCTCTGTGGTAGTTATTGCAATTATTCTCGTTCTGCGTTGGATAGTTATAAAACACTTACAACAACGCCCTGCCGATGAAGAAGAGTTACCACGCAAATGGATAAACAGCACCAAAAATGCTGCCAACTTATTGATTGGCATAAGCTTGATTATCATCTGGATATCCGAACTAAGGTTGATCGCTCTTTCAATTGCTACATTTGTTGTTGCTTTAGTGATTGCTACCAGAGAGTTTATTCAAAGCTTTTTTAGTTCACTCTATCATGCCAGCGCCCGAACCTTTGCGGTTGGTGACTGGATAGTAATCGGTAGTCATTGTGGTGAGGTTGTTAAAAATGACTGGTTAAGCACAACTTTACTAGAAGTAGATTTGGAGGGAGCTAGCTATAGCTATACAGGCAAAACTCTTGTGATACCCAACAATCAGTTGTCTTCAAATACTATTAAAAACCTAAACTTTATGCGCCGCTATGTTACCCATTCATTCTCAATAGTAAGAGACTCTGAACATGTAGATGTGTGCAATGCAAAAGCCTTCATCCTGGAAAAAATTCATGAATACTGTGCACCTTTTAATGATGTTGCATCAAGATACAACAGTTTAATTGGCAACCGAATGGGAGTTGATATACCCGGTCCAGAACCAAGCGTTCGAGTAAGCACCAATAGTGTAGCTAAGAATGTCTTTTCGGTTTCCTTCTTTTGTCCCACTCATGAGGCAGTAAAAGTTGAACAGCAGGTAATAGAAGCTTTTATGCGCTATTGGTATGAGGCCAATGAAAAAGCCAAAGATAGAGATAAGGACAAAGATAAAAAAGAAAGCAAAGCTAAAAAAGTAGAAAAAACGACCAATACAGCTATAGATATAAAAAAAAGCGAAACTGTAACCTAA
- a CDS encoding PLP-dependent aminotransferase family protein → MKLYEKVAEELSQQISQGYYQVGTKLPSIRCLSKNHSISISTAQEAYRLLEDQGIVEVKPKSGYYVRQQNSPPKLPEISRPIQRPIDVSQWHQVLDLLTSHNRHGEDLITLGRALPDYHTATLQPLLRTMASLTRDVDNLGRSQEELNGLEALRVQIARQMMHSSCQLHPDDIIITNSCQEALSISIRVTTKPGDVVAVDSPSFYGTMQTLRSLQLKVLEIPTHPETGISIEALELALEQWPITAVQVTPSCNNPLGYTMPDNRKKQLYQLAQRFDIAIIEDDIFGDLSYNTPRSNTIKSFDQDGRVILCSSFSKTIAPGFRLGWAAPGRYCDLVTHMKYVSSGCTATVPQLALADFMAQGGYERHLRKMRQQYKQSRDIMLGWLKRYLPENIRTSYPQGGFLLWIELPEMIDSVELNTRLALQNVQIAPGILFSATGKYRNCIRINYSGEPSARQETAIKKIGDEIFKMLDELETNK, encoded by the coding sequence ATGAAGCTCTATGAAAAAGTGGCTGAGGAGCTAAGCCAACAAATCAGCCAAGGCTACTATCAAGTCGGGACTAAGCTCCCCTCCATTAGGTGCTTGAGCAAAAATCATAGTATCAGCATTTCTACTGCTCAAGAGGCATATCGACTACTAGAAGACCAAGGAATTGTCGAGGTAAAACCTAAATCCGGCTACTATGTACGCCAACAAAATAGCCCACCTAAGTTGCCAGAGATCAGTCGTCCTATTCAACGCCCAATTGATGTCTCTCAATGGCATCAGGTTTTAGACCTCCTAACCAGCCATAATCGGCATGGTGAAGATTTGATTACTTTGGGCAGAGCACTACCTGACTATCATACAGCTACCCTACAGCCACTATTAAGAACCATGGCAAGCCTTACCCGAGATGTGGATAACCTTGGTAGGAGTCAGGAGGAGTTGAATGGTCTAGAAGCACTCAGAGTTCAAATTGCCCGACAGATGATGCATTCTAGCTGTCAGTTACATCCAGATGACATCATTATCACTAACAGCTGTCAGGAAGCCCTATCCATTAGTATTCGAGTCACCACCAAACCGGGCGATGTTGTTGCTGTAGACTCACCCAGTTTCTATGGCACTATGCAGACTCTTAGATCATTACAATTAAAGGTGTTAGAAATTCCAACCCACCCAGAAACAGGTATTAGTATTGAAGCACTTGAACTAGCACTTGAGCAATGGCCAATTACCGCTGTTCAAGTAACCCCCAGCTGTAATAACCCTCTGGGTTACACCATGCCAGATAATAGAAAAAAACAGTTGTATCAGCTGGCTCAACGCTTTGATATTGCTATTATTGAAGATGATATTTTTGGCGACCTTTCTTACAACACACCCCGATCTAACACAATTAAATCATTTGACCAAGATGGCAGGGTCATACTTTGCAGCTCATTTTCCAAAACAATTGCACCAGGCTTTCGCTTAGGTTGGGCAGCACCTGGTCGATATTGTGATTTAGTCACTCACATGAAGTACGTTTCCAGCGGCTGTACAGCAACAGTACCACAACTTGCACTAGCTGACTTCATGGCGCAAGGGGGATATGAACGTCATCTGAGGAAAATGCGCCAACAATATAAACAGTCTCGCGACATCATGTTAGGCTGGTTAAAGCGTTATTTACCGGAAAATATCCGTACCAGTTACCCTCAAGGAGGCTTTTTATTATGGATAGAATTGCCTGAAATGATTGACTCTGTTGAGCTTAACACACGCTTAGCATTACAAAATGTGCAGATTGCTCCTGGAATATTATTCTCTGCTACCGGTAAATACCGAAATTGCATTCGTATCAATTACAGTGGAGAACCATCAGCTCGCCAAGAAACAGCTATTAAAAAAATAGGTGATGAAATATTTAAAATGTTAGATGAACTGGAAACCAATAAGTGA
- the rimK gene encoding 30S ribosomal protein S6--L-glutamate ligase produces MKIGILSRNRKLYSTKRLVEAAKQRGHEVTTIDCLKCYMDITSTKPAVWYKGAKLEGYDAVIPRIGASITSYGTAVIRQFEMMGVYCLTESVALGRSRDKLRALQLLSRKGVGMPITGFANHLDNTKDLIKLVGGAPLVIKLLEGTQGRGVVLAETPKAAESVIDAFRELDANFLVQEFIKEAGGSDVRCFVIGNKVVAAMERTAQAGEFRSNLHRGGIANLTKLTPTERKTAINAAQTLGLKVSGVDILRSSRGPLVMEVNSSPGLEGIEKATNKEVAGAIIEFIEENAKPHQTRTRGKG; encoded by the coding sequence ATGAAAATTGGAATTTTATCAAGAAATAGAAAGCTCTATTCCACTAAGCGACTAGTAGAAGCAGCTAAACAACGTGGCCACGAAGTAACTACTATCGATTGTCTCAAGTGTTATATGGACATTACCTCAACCAAGCCTGCTGTTTGGTATAAAGGGGCAAAGCTAGAAGGGTACGATGCTGTTATTCCTCGCATTGGTGCTTCAATTACCAGCTATGGTACTGCTGTCATACGACAGTTTGAAATGATGGGAGTTTACTGTTTAACTGAGTCTGTTGCATTAGGACGGTCACGGGATAAATTAAGGGCACTACAGTTGTTGTCTAGAAAAGGGGTTGGTATGCCTATTACCGGCTTTGCCAACCACCTTGATAACACCAAAGACCTGATCAAACTAGTTGGTGGTGCACCTCTTGTAATCAAACTACTTGAGGGTACTCAAGGAAGAGGAGTTGTATTAGCAGAAACGCCCAAAGCAGCAGAAAGTGTTATTGATGCCTTTCGGGAATTAGATGCAAACTTCTTGGTCCAAGAGTTTATTAAAGAAGCTGGTGGTAGTGATGTGAGGTGCTTTGTAATTGGCAATAAAGTTGTGGCTGCCATGGAACGAACAGCGCAAGCGGGAGAATTTCGCTCCAACTTACATAGAGGTGGTATTGCAAACCTGACTAAGCTAACTCCCACTGAACGGAAAACAGCAATCAATGCAGCACAAACATTAGGGCTGAAAGTATCTGGAGTTGATATTTTACGTTCAAGCCGGGGACCTTTAGTTATGGAGGTTAACTCTTCTCCTGGTTTAGAAGGAATAGAAAAAGCCACCAATAAAGAGGTAGCAGGGGCTATTATTGAGTTTATTGAAGAAAATGCTAAGCCTCATCAGACCCGTACTCGTGGTAAGGGATAG
- a CDS encoding ATP-dependent zinc protease family protein has protein sequence MDTKKVTVGWREWASLPDLNINAIKAKVDTGAKTCALHAYYIDPYEKDGETWVKFGIHPIQLNTDTSVECHARLADQRSVTDSGGHSEQRYVIITTLVVGNKKFDAELTLTNRDSMRFRMLLGRNALNNHFIVDPVESFLLGPGLGTEDTDTDQE, from the coding sequence ATGGATACAAAAAAAGTGACCGTTGGCTGGCGCGAGTGGGCTAGCTTGCCAGACTTAAACATTAACGCTATCAAAGCCAAGGTAGATACAGGCGCCAAAACCTGTGCATTACATGCCTATTATATTGACCCGTACGAGAAAGATGGAGAAACCTGGGTTAAGTTTGGTATTCACCCTATTCAACTAAACACAGACACCTCTGTAGAATGTCATGCTCGATTAGCTGATCAACGTAGTGTTACAGATTCTGGTGGCCACTCAGAACAACGTTATGTAATTATTACCACACTTGTAGTAGGTAATAAAAAATTTGATGCTGAATTAACACTTACCAATCGGGATTCTATGCGGTTTCGAATGCTATTAGGGCGTAATGCGTTAAATAACCATTTTATCGTTGATCCAGTTGAGTCGTTTTTATTAGGGCCAGGCCTTGGTACTGAAGACACAGATACAGACCAGGAATAA
- a CDS encoding LysE family transporter: protein MTDVMLLITVGSIHLGGLISPGPDFALVLRNSLSRDNLILSRKLAGITALGLASGVLIHTLLSILGISMLIKSQPMLFTGLQLVGAVYLLYLGYGALKSGWARVKSGCITSLGIDDKKQQNDGIWQVYLAGLMTNLLNPKALVYFISLISAFVVNSSSISLKLGIAAELFLLTFIWFSLLAVFLSTKKMQEWINQFEGYINIATGMLFSGVGTIIVWQAIHNHDWIF, encoded by the coding sequence ATGACTGATGTTATGCTGTTAATAACTGTGGGTTCAATCCATTTAGGTGGCTTGATTAGCCCAGGCCCAGACTTTGCCCTGGTATTAAGAAACAGTCTTTCCAGAGACAACCTTATTCTATCCAGAAAGCTTGCTGGTATTACTGCATTGGGTTTAGCCAGCGGTGTATTAATACATACTTTGCTGTCTATTCTTGGGATTAGTATGCTTATTAAAAGTCAGCCTATGCTATTTACTGGTTTACAATTAGTGGGGGCTGTTTACCTTCTATATTTAGGGTACGGCGCATTAAAATCAGGATGGGCCAGGGTTAAATCTGGCTGTATAACCAGTTTGGGCATAGATGATAAAAAGCAACAAAATGATGGTATATGGCAGGTTTATTTGGCAGGTCTAATGACTAATCTGCTTAATCCTAAAGCATTGGTATATTTTATTAGCTTAATATCTGCTTTTGTGGTCAACAGCAGCTCAATATCACTTAAGCTTGGTATTGCTGCTGAATTATTTCTATTGACTTTTATATGGTTTTCTTTGTTAGCCGTTTTCTTGTCAACAAAAAAGATGCAAGAGTGGATAAATCAATTTGAAGGATATATTAATATAGCAACTGGTATGCTGTTTAGTGGTGTTGGCACTATTATAGTTTGGCAGGCAATACACAACCATGACTGGATATTCTAG
- a CDS encoding substrate-binding periplasmic protein yields the protein MRKNLLAVCLVTLFNITYAEDNDYLFATESWPPYYDDTLKNGGFFAEIVKEAYRSQGKKVRIVFTSWKRAFELTKQGKYQGLLGAYYVPEREQYFKYSSVICHSRQYLYSKKSSNISFTSLQELSQYKIGIVRGYYYSDEFNDAKYLDKFENVSAKQNIKLLTINRLDLVTADSRVMQYYASTAFPSLANQYKQHPLMIKDITVHLVISKAIPNTDQLHLEFELGFALLKKQGLDKAIMRTHGFSP from the coding sequence ATGCGAAAAAACCTTTTGGCTGTGTGCTTAGTCACTCTATTCAACATTACTTATGCTGAAGATAATGATTACTTATTTGCTACAGAGTCTTGGCCCCCCTATTACGATGATACGCTTAAAAATGGTGGTTTTTTCGCTGAGATAGTCAAAGAAGCTTACCGATCTCAAGGTAAAAAAGTTCGTATTGTCTTTACTTCATGGAAACGAGCATTTGAACTCACTAAACAGGGGAAGTATCAAGGGCTTCTTGGCGCATACTATGTTCCAGAAAGAGAACAATATTTTAAATACTCGTCAGTGATATGCCATAGCAGGCAATATCTTTATAGTAAAAAGTCCTCGAATATATCTTTCACCTCACTACAAGAACTGAGTCAGTATAAAATCGGTATAGTCAGGGGCTATTATTATTCAGATGAATTTAATGATGCAAAATACCTAGATAAATTTGAAAATGTCAGTGCAAAACAAAATATCAAGCTTTTGACGATTAACCGATTAGACCTAGTAACAGCTGATAGTAGAGTGATGCAGTATTACGCCAGTACAGCATTCCCCTCCTTAGCAAATCAGTATAAACAGCACCCTCTGATGATTAAGGATATTACTGTACACCTAGTAATTTCTAAGGCAATACCAAATACAGACCAGCTTCATCTGGAGTTTGAGTTAGGCTTTGCTCTTTTGAAAAAGCAAGGTTTAGACAAGGCAATCATGCGTACACATGGCTTTAGTCCTTGA